GGAGAAAGACCAGAGGCGGAAGCCATCTGCGGGCGATCCGGTTCATCATCTCGTGTCCCCCCTCGTCAGGATGGAACACACAACCCCCTGCCGATGACTCAGGGGGTAGCGGTGAGCGTAGCACCGGGGCCGGGGTCTGTCAACGCCAGATCGGCGTCGGTTTCTTGGAGCCTTGATGGCAGTTCGGCGCGTCAGCGCTGGGACTCGAGACGCAGCGAGTCGATCAGTGCGCGGGCCCGTTTGGCTTCGTACATCCGCATGTCGGCCTGCTCCAGAGGCTCGGTGAAGGTGTCCCAGGTGCTCACGCCGATGCTGACCGACAGCCCTTGGGGAGCGCCCAGCGGTCGCCAGTGGCCGAAGACGCGCTCCAGCCGGGCCACCACGGCCTGCGCGGCCGCCGCCCCGGTGCCGGACAGGAGGACGACGAACTCATCGCCGCCGTACCGGGCCAGGACATCGGCCGAACGGAGCGACGTCTTCAGGACATCGGCGAAGGATTCCAGGATGCCGTCACCGGCGAGGTGGCCGTTGGTGTCGTTGAACCGTTTGAAGTCGTCGAGATCCAGCATGGCCACGGAGAAGGTCCGCCCCGTCCGCCGGGCGCGCAGCACCTCGGCGGCGTACACCTCGCGGAAGTAGCGACGGTTGTACAGACCGGTCAACGGATCGCGGATGGCGAGATCGTGCAACTGGCGCTGGGACTCCTGCAGCCGCAGCACGAGCACCCAGGCGATGCCGGCCATGACCAGGGCCACGAGCAGAAGGACACCCAGCTCGGCCAGGGTCGTGGCGAAGAAGAGACGGGTCTGATCGCCGGCCAACTGGCTGATGCGGATCCAGCCGCGCACCACGACCACGGCGCTGGCCACGGCGACG
The genomic region above belongs to Armatimonadota bacterium and contains:
- a CDS encoding GGDEF domain-containing protein, encoding MEPRARPSRTHPPLPQATLVGILLAAGVAVASAVVVVRGWIRISQLAGDQTRLFFATTLAELGVLLLVALVMAGIAWVLVLRLQESQRQLHDLAIRDPLTGLYNRRYFREVYAAEVLRARRTGRTFSVAMLDLDDFKRFNDTNGHLAGDGILESFADVLKTSLRSADVLARYGGDEFVVLLSGTGAAAAQAVVARLERVFGHWRPLGAPQGLSVSIGVSTWDTFTEPLEQADMRMYEAKRARALIDSLRLESQR